One genomic segment of Drosophila melanogaster chromosome 3R includes these proteins:
- the RpS7 gene encoding ribosomal protein S7, isoform E — MAIGSKIIKPGGSDPDDFEKSIAQALVELEANSDLKPYLRDLHITRAREIEFGSKKAVIIYVPIPQQKVFQKIQIILVRELEKKFSGKHVVVIAERKILPKPTRKARNPLKQKRPRSRTLTAVYDAILEDLVFPAEIVGKRIRVKLDGSQLVKVHLDKNQQTTIEHKVDTFTSVYKKLTGRDVTFEFPDNYLNV, encoded by the exons ATGGCTATCGGCTCCAAGATTATCAAGCCCGGCGGCTCGGATCCCGATGACTTCGAGAAGTCCATTGCCCAGGCGTTGGTGGAACTCGAGGCCAACAGCGACCTGAAGCCCTACCTGCGCGATCTGCACATCACCCGTGCCCGCGAGATCGAGTTCGGCAGCAAGAAG GCCGTCATCATCTACGTGCCCATTCCACAGCAGAAGGTGTTCCAGAAGATCCAGATCATCCTGGTCCGCGAGCTGGAGAAGAAGTTCTCGGGCAAGCACGTCGTCGTGATTGCGGAGCGCAAGATCCTGCCCAAGCCCACGCGCAAGGCCCGCAACCCCCTCAAGCAGAAGCGTCCACGCTCCAGGACTCTGACCGCTGTGTACGACGCCATCCTTGAGGATCTGGTCTTCCCCGCCGAGATTGTGGGCAAGCGCATCCGCGTCAAGCTGGACGGCTCCCAGCTGGTCAAGGTGCACCTGGACAAGAACCAGCAGACCACCATTGAACACAAA GTCGACACCTTCACCTCGGTCTACAAGAAGCTGACTGGTCGCGATGTTACCTTCGAATTCCCCGACAACTACCTGAATGTCTAG
- the Anp gene encoding andropin, isoform A: MKYFVVLVVLALILAISVGPSDAVFIDILDKVENAIHNAAQVGIGFAKPFEKLINPK; this comes from the exons ATGAAATACTTTGTGGTCCTTGTCGTCCTGGCCCTCATTTTGGCCATCAGCGTGGGTCCTTCGGATGCAGTATTTATTGATATTCTTGACAAAGTG GAAAACGCAATACACAATGCTGCTCAAGTGGGAATTGGCTTTGCTAAGCCCTTTGAAAAATTGATCAATCCGAAGTAA